From the Vanessa cardui chromosome 8, ilVanCard2.1, whole genome shotgun sequence genome, the window atacattaaactcCGTTATTGCGTCACCAATCTTGGGATCTAAGATTTTTGTTCCGTGTGGCTAAATATTCACTGGCTTATTCAGTTTTCACCCGCTTAGACTAAAACATAACTATAACCATTTGCTGACAGTAGAATGTGGCGTGATGAGTGGTTGGTTATTCAGACAGGCCTGCACAATACCATGCCACTAAGTTAAAACAACtgcatttatgaaatatttaggGTTCTGATGCTTCATAAGTGAAAACAATTTAGtacctaatgttgtcttaaattttcgcgattacactttgaaataaaactactcaTAACGGATTTgacgcgtatattaattatttttaacaatccgacgtttcgagcactttacagcgttcgtggtcacgggtagactgagctgacatttgtctatttgatgtacaaaataaatattatttacaactaccgccaactaAGAACCAAttaagaaatcgttggcggaagttgttaataatatttctttagtaTCTACTTAATTCAGTGGCTCGCTTGTACGGTAACAAAACATGAAGTTTTAGATCgagtcaataaaaataacccGTCTTCGGGAAATGTAAGTATTGCACTTCCGGAAAAATCATTCTCACCATCGTTCGAACTAATCTGGTTCCAGTCTTGTCGGATTGCCTTTTAAAGTGCATTGAAAAGCAAAAACGAAGCACAAATATCTTTCGACACATATGTTGTATATacaactaattttaaatgtcCATCGTTACCGAATCCCTTCGAAAGAAACTAATATCTTATATCTATAACCAGTATAAAACAGAGATGATTTCTGTTCTTTTTTCATCTTTGTTAACTTTCCCCTGATTGCTTGATGAATTTTGATGCGATTAACCCCTGTATAAAGTGAAATAAACGAGGAAGATTCATACCTACTATTGTATGTATTTccattaagaataaatattaattcgtttGTATTCGAGTAATTAAATGTCggaaatgagtaactactgagtttttggATGGTTATTCTCGATAACACATCTACATTCCGACCCAATAGTTCCACCTAATTTCTCACTTGTTTGTTTGCTGATAACTTTTTATGTGCCCAACTTGGGGTTTGACATGAGGTCTATGGCTTTGTAAGCCACTAAAACAATGGAGCAGTCAGAAAAGTAATAAAGAAATTCAAAGCTTCGAATAAGCACCATTACAAGATCGAacgaaactatttttaaaatattacttttataatattcacattGAAATTTTGTTCAATGTAAAAGAACAAAGCAGTTACACTTCAACGCTTTGTCAAAGGACGATTGTTTGACTTTTAAGAATTTCATCTGAGAACCCGTTCAAGCAAACCTTgaacatttcatttatatttgaaataaagtatATGCAAATCATTTCTCTTCAAATACACAGAGAATTAATGTAAACCAAATTGGTGATCAACTGGAAAATCGCAACTAACTTACAAaagaattatgaaaaaaaaatgcatatatttttatctgtttatatatatcttttaaatttatatttatagtaaaacatattaaaaattatttctcaatttttagAATCCACAtagtaaaatttcatcaaaaatataaaatatataaaagccaTTTTCAGCTTCAGGAAATGCAAACGAATGATAAAGACACGGGATGATGATTTGTCCTTCAAGAGGCGTTCGGGACATTACTCGAGAGCTATGTGGGTAATTTATCTATATAGCATTCGGTTTTCCCGTAACAAATCGATTGCAATACGCCTTCAGAATCATAAATAGTTGTTTAGTGAAGAAAATGtctgattttataattttactataacaTTTTATGAAAATGTATACGATACGGTACGATATTTATGCtacaaagtttttatatttgtatatattcaaggactttaaaaatgttttgttatgatgttgaaaatattgattcaaaataataaaataaacaatagatCATATAATCGTGTGTGAAAAGAAATCGATATCTGTAAATATTGACAGTGCAGATATCGAATTTGTAAACAACCTCATTAACAGACCGGAATCTAGTATTTTGAAGTGTACCCACGTTTGTGCCTTGGAAAGCACGTTGAGGTCCTGAATTCGGTCGTTCCGGATTAGCTGTGTCACCGGATTATAAGATTGATAGATCGAGATAGATAGTGGACCTGTTTTCGCACACTTGAGGACTATCATATATCCTgcgtaatgattaatattttaacagccTAGCCGCTATCGCCAAAGTTGGATGAGAAACCAAATAAAACTATCACTAAAACTAGCCGGCCGTTTCGTCactataatttcaattttttaaattataattatttccctGTAAGACActgtaaatatacaattttatttcttttgataaTACTTTAGAACGTAAAATTAATTCGCCTTGGACTTTATTCCATCGGGTACGTAGCATGTTATgacttgaaaatattatttgttttcaaaacGAGCGACTGACGGGGTTATATTTGCTTGTCATGCCGTAGCGTTTGCAAACAATTAAAGTCTtccttttttatgtgataggtggcaaacgagcaggaggctcacctgatggaaagtgactgccaccgcccatggacatctgctaCAACAGAGGGCTTGCagttgcgttgccggcctttaagaaaggagtacgctcttttcttgaaggttccgatgtcgtatcagttcggaaaaaccgctggttgtgcgaggcagaaaatgtctaggaatcgcgctgttgtggtttttgataaataaacaagtttttaTCTATCCTACCAGCTTGCTTCTTTGTTTTaattgctatatatatatatatatataaggtggCTGATCCtgaggtaaaaataaataatggcaATTCACATTATAGTtcttcaatatataattttattgttaaagtattcatatgattaaaattactatgatgacaattattagtaatttataagCATGCATCGCAAGccctaattttattttaagataaatgtgacaagaataataattgaagaagaatattaaatattttataaatacgcaCAACTAATTCAGAAAGTATACTTCCAGATTGTAATTTACAGAACTACCGCCTTACTGTTCTTGACGAATCTTGTTAGTCGTTTAAACTAACTTAAACTAACACGTATTAAAGACGAGAAATACTGAAGGTGTCATTTCATCTGGTCATAAAATTAAGCCCTTAAACTTTGGCCATTAAGAAAATACCGTCCGCTTAAAATTGTCCATTTATAGACGCCTGTTCCGTTGAATTAATATGTTCCAGTACAATGCCCTCTTTCCGCTATATCTACAAAATTGTTCTAAATTTCATACAAGTTAATGTGACGTCACCGCTTACTGCAACCTGTTTCGTGAGTCTATTAATagaaatttataatagtaacagcctgtaaatttcccacttctggactaaggcctgctctccctttgaggataagtttaagagcatatttcaccaagctgctccaatgcgggttagttgGGATTCacgtgtggcaaaatttcgttgaaattaggcacatgcatcggtttgaacccgaaattattgGTTTAGAagtacgcgctctaaccactgggccaactcgactCTCAAGTTGAAaatttactatacatatatactttattttcaacATTCGAACGTTACTTTGAATTATAGGATCTTAACCACTATTGGTACCTGGTTGTGGTGTTCATTGATTACCCTTGACAAATACCactgaaaaacaacaaaataagaacaccaacatttatattatccatatgctatttattaagttaaaacaaataataatattgtgaaaCAATCACCATTTGTGAATAATAATCTACGCTATATTTGTTTGTAACGTTAaatggtaaaatataaaattcggtTAAGGGAAATTACGAAAAGATTTTAATACAATCCTGAACTGTATCTTTAACATTCATACACTCGTCGCTTTCGATCCACTCGGGGCAattctgaaatataaaattctcagatatttttattcgtcGAAAATACGACATTACAGTTCTATCTGAGGCTTTCTCAGTTGAATTTGAAATTCACAAATCATTGCATTACACTGAACTGAATATAAAGCAGCATCTCCTTATTTAAAacgtaacatatacatatatatatttagacttCTTACCGCcagtatattaaaatgtatacaagTTCCAATATCCCTTAAATAGCAAGTATCTTCCTGGCTGTAAGCGCCCAAATCATCGTTCAAGCACTTCTCTTTAACAGCAtcgaatatatttgtataattttcgaAATCCGCTTCGAATAATTTCTCTAACTGAATAATGTCAATTGTCCCATTCGACATCAGAAAACCTTTCCTTTGCGCATAACACCTGTCCAAGTCACACTGAAAAAATGcgttgatttaaatatatgaaacagcTTTTATACAAGTGCATTATCTCGAATCACTTACAGACTTTCGCAAATGCGGGAGGCATTGTTTTTTTGACACCAAAAATGGtctcttttaattaaatgattacgGATAAAGCTTGAAATAACAGTTACAAATAAAGAACTGATTTCTTCCTTGTGaatgtttaatgttaaattgtattactgagaattataaaaataaattgtgcgTTCGAGAACAATGAGAGAGATTTAatgttgcaatatatttttaaaatttcgaattataaattgacaGACAGTTAcagtttttttgaatattttgcgGATGTTTTAAAACTAATTGGAAAAGTTGTGACGTCATCTTATATAGCCTTTTGTAGAAATTTTTTATGATTGCCACGCATAACAtacgaaaaattttaaaaattgtgaaTAGCCAATGTTAACCTAAAATTGCGAATCTCTTAGCCCGGTATtgagtttttatatgtttgatttatattttaatctattgttattttaaattgtatgtaagAACTGAGGGTAACCACACAAAATAGGCTCACCGAAAGCTCTACCAGTGGATAGTAGTACTAttctacaaattatatattgttttactcACTGAATATGAATCACTATTTGCTTGTACACAttctcttaaaataattttattttcttcaggAGTTACATAATTGCAGCAATGCCCATTAAactgtaaaacaaaattattagctTAAAGTCCTTCCAATAACACATTATCATTGTCGAAGTATGACACAAATTTTAGtctaattttagtatttttttgctATTGAAGTCAATCAGGTgcaacttaaattaaaaaaataaataaataaaaagaatgtttacgtttgtataaaatgtttatacaaaattgtGGCAGTTTTTGTATGgcattataaaagttatatttgttagtctaagagaaaaaaaaaaatggaagacACAGATTAAGTAAAtagtaagatttaaaaataacatactaTAACTGTATCGAGGCAACTGCCCACGTCTTGCGAGTTTACCTgaagaataaataagtatttcaattCAAACCAAGGGCGTGGTCGCTTAAAATAGCATTGAGAAAAAAgggaaaattgttttttatatcaagTTTCTTTATTGAAGTTTATGGCACGCGTAATATACTGTCTGCTCATTAAAATATCTCTAAATTGTAAATCAAATGATTTGATCATTATATACAAATCGTCTAGGGTGATAGCGTGGCGACTGGTATATGTTTACTTCAAATAATCATATTCCAaacatataaactaaaaataataccaaatagaaaaaaaaaatctcagtaaatgcccagaaaaaaattaaacaacaagaAAAAAGTTCATATTGCAtgagtattattttgttatgtatacgaacctacaaattttaatttcattttgacgATACATATGCAGTCgatataaatgaaacattaatttCGAATACTTAAGAATCCAATCCTTATTGGACAACAATTtacagtttatattaatataaatcataataaataaaatacaatacaattaacaacgaataaaattttcaataatttatttttgtaacacctcgccttattgcctccactggtgacaggagggctggttcgttgttagcccagaggatcggaatagcgattcaacgaggaaatgctgctaACTTCCTTgctattattaattcatattggtatatatttaatcacctaatgttattaatttctatgttaataaatatttataaaatataacgttattttaaaacatgtaacctttatatttgaatactcGAAAAACTTCCTACAATACTTACCACTACTATAAGTgcaagcaaaataaaaatgcgTTCCATGGCTGATGACATTTCAAACTGATATCAGATGCAAGtctgcttttatatatatacactttttaaattaaaacatcaatcaTTGTGATCATACAGCAGAAAATTGTAACGTTTACATAAGaatttaatcatataaataatttaaacgtaaTCTTTATAATAACCGTTACATTTTTAAACCTAATGACTGATTTTTACAACCTATGGaactattatataatcaatGCAAAAGACATTTTAGCATTCGAATAAAGATATGTATAATGCAAGTGTCATTcatttacaagattttattgaatttaaaaataccgatGATTCAATgcatagattattatataaagaagcACCAGGAGTcactaatattatgtttaacgaTTATAAAACATCTGcggcattttattataaaaccgaATTGCGCCATGAAATATTGAGTATGCAAAGTCGGAAGTGTGTTATTTTCACAGATTCtatgaaaataatcaataatattgtaaatatatgtataatacgacATTGTCAAATTGTTAGTGGTTATATTAAGATCGACCTTGTTATATCCttaaatttgtaacattacacataggcaaaattaacttatttccagttaaatttaaaaatttataaaaaatctcaGCAGCCAATAAAATACCACAAATATCTTCAATTGACCCCTGTGGAACACAATGTTTTCAACAATGATTCACAAGACTATTCCAAAAATGGAATACGCTTACACCCACTGAAAAGATGAAGAAACTCCGAaagtatatatacttaaaagtaTACACATTAGATTTAAGCACTTTGAAAGCAGTCAAGGTAATATTCAGAAATATTAAGATAACAAGCTTAGATGTATTCATGGATATGAAAGTAAATGcgcaaatgttatttttagtgcGAATCCAAGAAAGTCACGTAGACGTCTTAATGGGCTTGCTGGTGCAAAGGATTTCCTATTAActtatttgttgtttgtttcGTGCTTGTGTGACCTTGGCATTACGTTCAATTATTCGACTTTCCGCTGACATGGTATCATCAAGATTCCTTACCATTCCTTTAAGGGATTTAAATACTGTCAACAAAAGTCAGAAAACCTTtggtttatttctatttaattgaaGCTTATATTACACGGTTCTTCACGTCAACTCGTTGcctaaaactataaataataataataaataagataactttatttattccatactttgcaaacattataaataataataataacagaagTCAACAAAAAGATATTTAGTGGtaaaaatcaactttaaatacatcataataataGTTGAAGTGCATAAATTAGACATTTGACTTTAATAATCTCCCATTCAATGGAATAAAAATCTGTCatctatttgaaaaataaaaattaaaaataatcaattatgattgataaatattaaaaaaatgaattaatgaaaaagaaattcaattatttcaattattaaattcaactatagatcactaaaatatattattaaatattaaaaaaataattgtatattttccaTGTGTTTGTTAgtattatcaaccgacttcaaaaaggaggaggttatcaattcgtctgtattttttttttatgtttgttacctcataacttttcactgggtggaccgatttagatatttttttttgtttgaaaggtagtgcttcccgtggggtcccatttttatttttccgatgatgctatccgtatgaaaacaacataagtcttaaatttgcattatgtatatgagCGACAAATATATAcgtcaagggtagtttggtgaaagtttggtaaggttctgagcataggatccatgataaaataacggaacggaagggaacggaacaattctgaggggcacgttagcgatactcggtcgaatcttttatttataggttatttggatatttgagtcaccttctgTAATGCGGttatgtgtatgtaattatcatagtcgaatattataatcaactagctacccaccccggcttcgcacgggtgcaatactgatactaaacttCCCCTGGAAtcaatcacactatctattaaaaaaaaccatatcaaaatccgttgcgtagatttaaagatagggacagagaaagcgactttgttttatactatgtaatgatggaaatcctatacggctcacagttagggtgcgatatggggcagaatttcttactatctttaatcaaattttgtgtatatgatgtgatgtcatatgatgtacgacatatataagctctttttcaaagtttttttgctgaggtcgactacagctctttcgagggatccttgtagtttatgccgcatgacgtattaaagccgcattttcgaatgtctatttttgctttattcgcaactttcctttgaaattgtcctcgaagtagtttctgactcatataaacgtaACGCtaaatctatccatattaagaaaaaatagttagttcACAAACATtagcttcatttaaaataaaaaaataaataaatttttaacaaaaagaaaaaccgacttcaaacaaaacactattttaaaacgaatgaatatgcactaaaaagtaataaaaataattgcgtattcaacatagtttttagagtcctcctaagtaaaatgaaatgaaaaatattagactacttaaaagtcgatttattaattaattagttagttGTAATTTTTCAATGTATCCCTTCGAGTATAAGCCTCCAAAGAATGCCACACGTTTCTGTCTTTTGCTGTCTCAATTCAGTTCCTGCCTGCTACCGACACTAATTCGTCTTGCCACCATGTTCATGGTCGTTCTCTGCTTCTTCTTCCTTTTGGTCCTTTCCATTTTGTAAGTGTAAATGTCGATCTTTCATCGGTGTATCTTGCTAGATGCCCAGCCCACTACCATTTTAGTGTTTTAGCAAAGAGTAAGGCA encodes:
- the LOC124532090 gene encoding uncharacterized protein LOC124532090 → MSSAMERIFILLALIVVVNSQDVGSCLDTVIFNGHCCNYVTPEENKIILRECVQANSDSYSCDLDRCYAQRKGFLMSNGTIDIIQLEKLFEADFENYTNIFDAVKEKCLNDDLGAYSQEDTCYLRDIGTCIHFNILANCPEWIESDECMNVKDTVQDCIKIFS